The following is a genomic window from Hymenobacter sp. APR13.
GCCAGGCCGTGCTGCGCTACGAGCAGCAGCGCCCCCGCCGCCACACCCCCGACCTGAGCCGCTTCCGCCTCGATTACCGAGCCACCACTACCGACGACGCCCCATGAGTGAGCTGACTCCCGCCGGCCCGCGCGTGCTGAGCGCCGCCGAGTACCGCCAGCTGGTGCAGCGCCACCCCGACCACGCTCTGGTGAACCTGGCGGAGGTGGTGCCGGGCCTGCAGCTGGATATCCGCTACGCCACGCCCCACAACCTGCTGGGCGAGCCGCTGTACGACCGGGCCGCCGCGTTGCTGGCCCGGCCCGCCGCCCTGGATCTGGTGCGGGTGCAGGCTGCCCTGGCCCGGCACGGCGCCAGCCTGCTCGTGTACGACGCCTACCGGCCCTACCGCGCCACGGTGCGCCTCTGGGAAAAAGTGCAGGACGAGCAGTACGCCGCCCCGCCCTGGCGCGGCTCCCGCCACAACCGTGGTGCCAGCCTCGACGTGGGCCTCGTGGATCTGGCCACCGGCCGCCCGCTGCCCATGCCCACCGATTTCGACGACCTGACGCCCGCCGCCCACACCGCCTACGAGCCCGTTTCGGCCCCGGCCCGCCGCCACCGGGCTTGGCTGCTGGCCGCCATGAGCGCGCACGGCTTCGTCAATTACCCGGGCGAATGGTGGCACTTTGACCATCACCGCTGGGCAGAGTTCGACTTGCTGGACATCCCACTGTAGGGGCGCGTTGCACGCGCCCGCTGGCCCTGCCGGTCCGGCGGCTTTTTGGAGCCTTCGGGCCGGTCGTCGCAAGCTGATGTTGCGTCACCGGGGCAGCGTTACCGTTCGGGCGGCGACCGGTCCGACGGCTGGAAATAGCCGCCGGACTGGAACCGGCGGCACGGGCTGACCTGTGCCGGCATGGCAATCCTGTCTGCTGCATACCAATCCGGCCGCTTATGTGCGTAATTTGCAGGCTGATTCCCTGTTTTCGTGCTGATGTTCCGATTGTTTGCCGCTGGCCGCCTCGCTCTTTTCCTGCTCCTGACTTCCGGCCTGCTGGCCGCCTCGTGCCGCCCCGCCACCGCCGCCGATACGCCGCCCAAGCGCGAGCTGCGCGGCGTTTGGATTGCCACGGTGGAGAACATCGACTGGCCCAGTGCCCGTACCCTCTCGCCGGAGCAGCAGCGCCGCGAGTACATCCGCATGCTCGACGCCCAGCAGCGCAACGGCATCAACGCCGTGTTTGTGCAGGTGCGGCCCGCCTCGGATGCCTTCTATCAAAGCAGCCTGGAGCCCTGGAGCAAGTGGCTGACCGGCACCCAGGGCAAAGCACCCAACCCCGCCTACGACCCGCTGCCCTTCCTGATTGAGGAAGCCCACGCCCGCGGCATGGAGTTTCACGCCTGGTTCAACCCCTACCGGGCCACCATGGACACCGTGACGCGCCGGCTGGCCGCCAACCACCCGTACCGCCAGCACCCGGAGTGGTTTATCCGCTTTTCGGGCAAGCTACTCTACAACCCCGGCCTGCCGGAAGTGCGCCAGTACATCAACCGCGTGATTCTGGACGTAGTGAGCCGCTACGACATCGATGGCGTGCACTTCGACGACTACTTCTACCCATATCCCGAGGCCAACCAGACTATCCACGACGAGGACGCCTTCGCCCGCTTCAACCCCGACAACCTGAAGCTGGCCGACTGGCGCCGCCAGAACGTGAACCTGCTCATCCGCGACCTGCACGCCTCCATCCAGGGCACCAAGCGCTGGGTGAAGTTCGGCATCTCGCCCTTCGGGGTGTGGCGCAACCAGGCCACCGACCCCAACGGCTCAGCCACCAAGGCCTTCCAGGGCTACGATGGCCTCTACGCCGACGCGCTGGAGTGGGTGCGCCAGGGCTGGGTCGATTACCTGCTGCCGCAGCTGTACTGGAGCTCCAATTTCAAGGTGGCGCAGTATCCGGTGCTGGTGGAGTGGTGGGCGCGCAACGCCAACGGCCGCCACCTCTACATCGGGCACGGCGCCTACCGCATGCTGGAAAACACCAAGGCCGACACCACCTGGCGCAACCCGCGCGAGCTGCCGCGCCAGATTCGCTTCAACCGCACGTTCCCGGCCGAAGTGGGC
Proteins encoded in this region:
- a CDS encoding M15 family metallopeptidase, with translation MSELTPAGPRVLSAAEYRQLVQRHPDHALVNLAEVVPGLQLDIRYATPHNLLGEPLYDRAAALLARPAALDLVRVQAALARHGASLLVYDAYRPYRATVRLWEKVQDEQYAAPPWRGSRHNRGASLDVGLVDLATGRPLPMPTDFDDLTPAAHTAYEPVSAPARRHRAWLLAAMSAHGFVNYPGEWWHFDHHRWAEFDLLDIPL
- a CDS encoding glycoside hydrolase family 10 protein; this translates as MFRLFAAGRLALFLLLTSGLLAASCRPATAADTPPKRELRGVWIATVENIDWPSARTLSPEQQRREYIRMLDAQQRNGINAVFVQVRPASDAFYQSSLEPWSKWLTGTQGKAPNPAYDPLPFLIEEAHARGMEFHAWFNPYRATMDTVTRRLAANHPYRQHPEWFIRFSGKLLYNPGLPEVRQYINRVILDVVSRYDIDGVHFDDYFYPYPEANQTIHDEDAFARFNPDNLKLADWRRQNVNLLIRDLHASIQGTKRWVKFGISPFGVWRNQATDPNGSATKAFQGYDGLYADALEWVRQGWVDYLLPQLYWSSNFKVAQYPVLVEWWARNANGRHLYIGHGAYRMLENTKADTTWRNPRELPRQIRFNRTFPAEVGGSVFFSAKSLLANALHTTDSLRQNLFHYPALVPTMPWLDAVPPRPAQGLTLTAALPANILTWQPAPPAADGDLAAYYVIYRFEDGDTPTPNDPRRILTVVRPRTGGLLAYTDTAARIGHAYAYYLTAVDRLHNESRPVSVRSTGRPGEIILAQAPTETPAPPAPVSTAPTPAAPAVVVPTPRPAASRPAASAGPVTKVKTKVKPKKKRGFFSRLFGGR